The genomic segment TGCACTGGTATGCCGCGCCAGTCGCACCGCCACCAGCGCCTGCAGCGCCGCACCGATGGCGCGCGGGTCCACATCAGCGTGAAAGCCGCGCAACACCCCGCGCTGCACGAGGCGCTTGACCCGCTCATGACAGCTCGACTCGGCCAGTTTCACCCGCGCAGCCAGTTCCTTGTTGCTCAGCCGCGCATTCTGCTGCAACGCGGCCACCAGGGCCTGATCGATTCGGTCGAGCTCCTCAACAGGCGCCACTTGCCGAAGGTTCTTCGGTGTTTCGTCCTTTTTCATGGAGAACAATCTATGCTGCAATTGCCCACCTGCTTGCTGCCTTCCCCTGGAGGCCACCATGTACCACGTCGATTTTGC from the Gemmatimonas sp. UBA7669 genome contains:
- a CDS encoding Lrp/AsnC family transcriptional regulator, with translation MKKDETPKNLRQVAPVEELDRIDQALVAALQQNARLSNKELAARVKLAESSCHERVKRLVQRGVLRGFHADVDPRAIGAALQALVAVRLARHTSAAVATFRRAMLDLPEAMAVFHVAGANDFLVHVAVPHSDALRDLILRAFAARPEVVHVETSLIYEHARTAAFGGV